One Aegilops tauschii subsp. strangulata cultivar AL8/78 chromosome 7, Aet v6.0, whole genome shotgun sequence genomic window carries:
- the LOC109768680 gene encoding pentatricopeptide repeat-containing protein At5g44230, giving the protein MVHLARPRPPPALLLHASRPPLPAALPLPLLPPPALSSLLLAAVDSSPSLRHLRSLHGLLVRLPLPAHSLPYLLSRLLRRLAALPPPHAPLPYALSVFSAHSPPDPFLAAALLRFALLTQPPLSPFRLFSRLLHTPRGELPFLPFAFSPLAKSAAAARSLPAAQAAHAVSILLGGFDKHRFVENSLIGAYVACGDVGAARKVFDEMVVKDVISWTSIVVAYSKSGDMGCAEEVFAQCPVKDMVAWTAMLTGYAQNSMPAKALEVFDRMATIGMGIDEVSLTGAISACAQLGAVRRAAWVQEIAERNGFGQNVIVGSGLVDMYAKCGLIDEARSVFDGMQEKNVYTYSSMIVGLASHGRAKEAIALFKDMVRRADVVPNHVTFIGLLTACSHAGMVRDGHFYFAQMKDKYGILPSADHYTCMVDLLGRAGLVDEALDLVRSMIVEPHGGVWGALLGACRIHGNTDVAKVAAEHLFKLEPEGIGNYVLLSNTLASAGKWDEVSKVRKLMRTRGLKKDPAVSSFEGRDGLVHQFFAGDNSHPKTNEIKKALLELAAKLKHAGYVPILTSIVYDVSDGEKERLLMGHSEKLALSFGLLTLGSRCTIRIVKNLRICDDCHLFMRLASRIEQAEIIVRDNMRFHHFKDGECSCGGFW; this is encoded by the coding sequence ATGGTGCACCTCGCCAGGCCGCGTCCCCCGCCCGCGCTGCTCCTCCACGCGTCGCGGCCGCCGCTCCCCGCCGCGCTGCCCctgcccctcctccctcctcccgcgcTCTCCTCGCTCCTCCTCGCGGCCGTCGACTCCTCCCCGTCCCTCCGGCACCTCcgcagcctccacgggctcctcgTCCGCCTGCCGCTCCCTGCCCACTCCCtcccctacctcctctcccgcctCCTCCGCCGACTCGCCGCCCTCCCGCCCCCGCACGCCCCGCTGCCATACGCGCTCTCCGTCTTCTCCGCGCACTCTCCCCCGGACCCgttcctcgccgccgcgctcctccGCTTCGCGCTCCTCACGCAGCCGCCGCTGAGCCCCTTCCGCCTCTTCTCCCGCCTCCTCCACACCCCCCGCGGCGAGCTCCCCTTCCTCCCGTTCGCCTTCTCCCCGCTCGCCAAGTCCGCCGCGGCCGCGCGCTCCCTCCCGGCCGCCCAGGCCGCCCACGCGGTCTCGATCCTCCTCGGCGGCTTTGATAAGCACCGGTTCGTTGAGAACTCGCTCATCGGCGCTTACGTCGCCTGTGGTGACGTCGGTGCCGCACggaaggtgtttgatgaaatggtgGTCAAGGATGTCATTTCCTGGACGAGTATTGTGGTGGCATACTCCAAGAGCGGCGATATGGGTTGCGCCGAGGAGGTGTTTGCGCAGTGCCCGGTGAAGGACATGGTGGCATGGACAGCCATGCTAACTGGTTACGCTCAAAATTCCATGCCGGCGAAGGCATTGGAAGTGTTTGATCGGATGGCCACCATTGGCATGGGCATTGACGAGGTCTCATTGACGGGTGCAATCTCAGCTTGTGCTCAGCTTGGCGCGGTGAGGCGTGCTGCTTGGGTTCAGGAGATTGCAGAGAGGAATGGCTTTGGGCAGAATGTGATTGTCGGGTCAGGGTTGGTGGATATGTATGCCAAGTGCGGACTAATCGATGAAGCACGCAGTGTTTTTGATGGGATGCAGGAGAAGAATGTTTACACATATAGCTCAATGATTGTTGGCCTCGCCTCTCATGGGAGGGCTAAAGAGGCAATTGCTTTGTTCAAGGACATGGTTAGGAGGGCCGATGTGGTGCCCAACCATGTGACCTTTATAGGGTTATTGACAGCTTGCAGCCATGCAGGGATGGTCAGAGATGGGCACTTCTACTTTGCACAGATGAAGGACAAATATGGGATATTGCCATCTGCAGATCACTATACTTGTATGGTGGATTTGCTTGGTCGGGCTGGATTGGTGGACGAAGCTCTGGATCTTGTGAGGTCAATGATCGTGGAGCCTCATGGCGGGGTGTGGGGAGCGCTGCTTGGGGCTTGTCGGATCCATGGGAATACTGATGTTGCCAAGGTTGCAGCTGAACATCTATTTAAGCTTGAGCCAGAGGGTATAGGGAACTATGTGCTGTTATCGAATACACTTGCATCGGCAGGAAAGTGGGATGAAGTCTCAAAAGTTCGGAAACTAATGAGAACCCGGGGGCTGAAAAAGGATCCTGCTGTCAGCTCGTTTGAAGGCAGAGATGGTTTGGTCCATCAGTTCTTTGCTGGTGACAATTCTCATCCAAAGACCAATGAAATAAAGAAGGCATTATTAGAGCTAGCTGCGAAATTGAAGCATGCTGGTTATGTGCCAATCCTGACTTCTATTGTTTATGATGTGAGTGATGGAGAGAAAGAAAGGCTGTTAATGGGTCACAGTGAGAAACTTGCTCTGTCGTTTGGATTGCTGACTCTTGGATCTAGATGCACAATTCGAATAGTAAAAAATCTAAGGATCTGCGACGATTGCCATTTGTTTATGCGACTTGCCTCAAGAATTGAGCAGGCTGAGATTATAGTCAGGGACAATATGAGATTCCATCATTTCAAAGATGGAGAATGCTCATGTGGTGGATTCTGGTGA
- the LOC109737820 gene encoding uncharacterized protein → MSRRFSGMATDLFRTHRILFALLEKGGITIIRELESRGSVQKLAKILLKASGGGLLNDILADIMDRYSKHDSKESLRRTIMEHDEVFRQQVHELHRLYRVQKALMAELRGEKHSFQLRTEDTREMVQGHRPNLKNSSCTSETSQSACLGNAQYSDTRQVPEQSFLQECKPVTCLNLFDEETSRNQERRPESSKSVEGESWSVSMEGDLDLKLSIAPSSNATKAPHWLFSDSRERNPSGQHR, encoded by the exons ATGAGTCGCCGATTTTCAG GAATGGCTACTGATTTGTTTCGTACTCATAGAATCCTCTTTGCCCTGTTGGAGAAAGGAGGAATAACCATCATTAGAGAGCTAGAAAGTAGAGGTTCTGTTCAGAAACTAGCCAAAATATTGCTGAAAGCTAGTGGGGGAGGGCTTTTGAACGACATCTTGGCAGACATAATGGACAGGTATTCCAAACACGACAGCAAGGAATCACTTCGGAGAACAATCATGGAACATGATGAGGTCTTCAGACAACAG GTGCATGAATTGCATCGGCTATACAGGGTACAGAAAGCACTGATGGCTGAATTACGTGGTGAGAAGCACAGTTTCCAACTCAGAACAGAAGATACTCGAGAAATGGTGCAGGGCCACAGGCCAAACCTCAAGAATAGCTCTTGTACGTCAGAGACTAGCCAATCTGCTTGTCTTGGAAACGCACAGTACTCTGATACTAGGCAAGTACCCGAACAGTCGTTTCTTCAAGAATGCAAGCCAGTGACATGCTTAAACCTCTTCGACGAAGAAACTTCAAGAAACCAAGAAAGAAGACCAGAAAGCAGTAAATCAGTTGAAGGTGAAAGTTGGAGTGTTTCTATGGAAGGTGATCTCGATCTCAAATTAAGCATTGCCCCCAGTTCAAATGCAACAAAAGCACCACACTGGCTCTTCTCCGACAGCAGGGAAAGAAACCCTTCTGGTCAGCATCGATGA
- the LOC109768682 gene encoding nifU-like protein 3, chloroplastic — protein sequence MRPYSPNLRQAAAGAGATSAPLAAALGKSSSSSLIHGRLSFGHTLLQTPNHRAKRAGWAVRVLPLTEENVERVLDEVRPSLMRDGGNVALHEIDGLVVVLMLQGACGSCPSSTMTLKMGIESRLRDKIPEILEVEQIHDTETGLELNTENVEKLLDEIRPYLSGTGGGSLELVQIDGFVVKIQISGPAAGVMTVRVAVTQKLREKIPSILAVQLTE from the exons ATGAGGCCGTACTCGCCGAATCTCCGGCAAGCCGCTGCCGGCGCCGGCGCCACCAGCGCCCCCCTTGCAGCAGCTCTCGGCAAG AGTTCTTCGAGCTCCCTTATCCATGGCCGTCTCAGCTTCGGCCACACGTTGCTGCAGACACCGAACCACCGCGCCAAGAGAGCAG GGTGGGCGGTGCGGGTGCTTCCCCTGACGGAGGAGAACGTGGAGAGGGTGCTGGACGAGGTGCGGCCGAGCCTGATGCGGGACGGAGGCAACGTCGCCCTGCACGAGATCGACGGCCTCGTCGTCGTGCTCATGCTCCAGGGCGCCTGCGGCTCCTGCCCCAGCTCCACCATGACGCTCAAGATGGGAATCGAGTCCCGCCTCCGTGACAAGATCCCCGAGATCCTCGAGGTCGAGCAGATCCACGACACCGAGACCGGGCTTGAGCTCAACACAGAGAACGTCGAGAAG CTGCTAGATGAGATCAGGCCGTACCTTTCCGGCACCGGAGGTGGAAGCCTTGAGCTTGTTCAGATTGACGGTTTCGTCGTCAAGATTCAAATCAGTGGACCTGCAGCAGGTGTAATGACAGTACGTGTAGCTGTAACACAAAAGCTGAGAGAGAAAATACCATCGATCCTGGCTGTTCAGTTGACAGAGTAG
- the LOC109737824 gene encoding pentatricopeptide repeat-containing protein At3g61360, producing MPNLLPPPRAAQRLLAPTVPHLARLLLTHAPAIPPLLTAILPSSPSLLTPLLSHLLLSHSPPLPALSLFRRLLELPHFPVPESSLPVLLRLLARSRRYAHHSFQLLESLPSTHPHLLSVPALSVVLSTALCASAPGASFAAAVSRFESAAAVWARAGRSFGAAELNALLRVFCARGRVAEARALFHRYCDAYPPDTRTFNTLLLGFKEAGHAQALDLFYHDAVLRGFVPDAVSYCVRMDAYCKKGRFLDALQLLDEMRKRENCKPTLQVFTTLIYGAGIVRDAARARLLFDEMEQCGVTPDRGAHNALMGAYVRARDLQSGMALMSEMEQKGFGLDDVTYNTMLCGFQRAGDLEGIWKIYSKMIGSGFMPRTRTTMLLMKVFCENGRPDLGLELWDYLIGKGCVPHRHALDVLVTGLCCRDVVGEAYRCFRELVEMGMAPTERAFRVLEGFLKKKREFGKIDEIRQMMKATQLEEHQAEEEAA from the coding sequence ATGCCCAacctgctgccgccgccgcgcgccgcccaGCGGCTCCTCGCCCCGACCGTCCCGCACCTCGCCCGCCTCCTCCTCACGCACGCGCCGGCGATCCCGCCGCTCCTCACCGCCATCCTGCCCTCCTCGCCTTCCCTCCTCACGCCGCTCCTCTCCCACCTCCTGCTCTCCCACTCCCCGCCCCTCCCGGCGCTCTCCCTGTTCCGCCGCTTGCTCGAGCTCCCCCACTTCCCAGTCCCGGAGAGCTCCCTCCCCGTCCTCCTCCGCCTGCTCGCGCGCTCCCGCCGCTACGCGCACCACTCCTTCCAGCTGCTCGAGTCGCTCCCGTCCACCCACCCCCACCTCCTCTCCGTGCccgccctctccgtcgtcctctCCACCGCGCTCTGCGCCTCCGCCCCCGGCGCGTCCTTCGCGGCCGCCGTCAGCCGCTTCGAGTCCGCCGCTGCCGTCTGGGCGCGCGCGGGGCGCTCGTTCGGCGCCGCCGAGCTGAACGCGCTGCTCCGCGTCTTCTGCGCCCGCGGACGCGTCGCCGAGGCGCGCGCGCTGTTCCACCGGTACTGCGACGCGTACCCGCCCGACACCCGCACCTTCAACACGCTGCTGCTCGGGTTCAAGGAGGCCGGCCACGCGCAGGCGCTCGACCTCTTCTACCATGACGCCGTGCTGCGCGGCTTCGTCCCGGACGCCGTGTCCTACTGCGTGAGGATGGACGCCTACTGCAAGAAAGGCAGGTTTCTGGATGCCCTCCAGCTGCTCGACGAAATGCGCAAGAGGGAGAACTGCAAGCCGACGCTGCAGGTTTTCACCACGCTGATATACGGGGCCGGGATCGTGAGGGACGCGGCCCGTGCACGCCTCCTGTTCGACGAAATGGAGCAGTGCGGCGTGACTCCGGACCGTGGAGCTCACAATGCGCTCATGGGGGCCTATGTGAGGGCAAGGGATTTGCAGTCCGGGATGGCGCTCATGAGCGAGATGGAGCAGAAAGGTTTTGGTCTGGACGATGTCACCTACAACACGATGCTGTGTGGGTTCCAGAGGGCTGGTGATTTGGAGGGGATCTGGAAGATATACAGCAAGATGATTGGCTCAGGGTTCATGCCAAGAACCAGGACGACAATGCTGCTCATGAAGGTCTTTTGCGAGAATGGGCGACCGGATCTTGGCCTGGAGTTGTGGGATTATCTGATCGGGAAAGGATGTGTACCACATAGGCATGCGTTGGATGTTCTGGTTACTGGTTTATGCTGCAGAGATGTGGTTGGTGAAGCATATAGGTGCTTCCGGGAGCTGGTTGAGATGGGAATGGCACCTACGGAGCGTGCATTCAGGGTTTTGGAAGGGTTCTTGAAGAAGAAGCGGGAGTTTGGGAAGATTGACGAGATTAGGCAAATGATGAAGGCAACCCAGTTGGAGGAGCATCaagctgaagaagaagctgcGTGA